In Mercurialis annua linkage group LG5, ddMerAnnu1.2, whole genome shotgun sequence, a single genomic region encodes these proteins:
- the LOC126680168 gene encoding WAT1-related protein At3g28050-like, with translation MWGGSAVTAAMVVAEFIEMGISTVMKAAMSRGMSQFVYMFYSNALALFILIPSSFIYYRNRPLPKITGSIICRILFQAILSCGLQITMNTGVKYGSPTLYAAMTDLTPAFTFLIAVICRMEKLELRLQSSQAKSIGTIVSVGGALFVTLYKGQPIALSLGLETTSSLHGPLLGIISSNWILGGILCAASALILALLLVVQTWILEDYPAELMVTCITCSFVTVLSAIVALIVDNNLNAWILKPDVGLIAIVCSAILGVTIRSVIYAWACRKEGPLFTAMFKPLGMIIAIILGVSFLGDSLYFGSVIGGIIISIGFYTVIWGKAQEDKMSEDETNVNYDSSFSPKVPLLQNKNEDNV, from the exons atgtgGGGCGGTTCAGCAGTAACAGCAGCCATGGTGGTTGCAGAGTTCATAGAAATGGGAATTAGCACAGTGATGAAGGCAGCCATGAGCAGAGGGATGAGTCAGTTTGTGTATATGTTTTATTCAAATGCCTTGGCTCTCTTTATTCTCATCCCTTCTTCATTCATCTATTACAG GAATAGACCTCTGCCTAAAATTACAGGCTCCATAATCTGCAGAATTTTGTTTCAGGCTATTCTCag TTGTGGTCTTCAAATAACAATGAACACGGGAGTAAAATATGGTTCTCCAACTTTATACGCGGCCATGACTGATCTTACACCGGCCTTCACTTTCTTAATAGCTGTTATATGCAG aatGGAAAAGCTGGAGTTGAGATTGCAAAGCAGCCAAGCAAAGTCAATAGGGACAATAGTGTCAGTGGGAGGAGCCTTATTTGTGACATTGTACAAAGGCCAGCCCATCGCACTGAGTCTTGGATTAGAAACAACAAGCTCACTACATGGCCCATTGTTAGGCATCATCTCATCAAACTGGATCTTAGGAGGCATTTTATGTGCAGCCAGTGCTCTGATCTTAGCCCTATTATTAGTTGTCCAG ACTTGGATTCTGGAGGACTACCCAGCAGAGTTGATGGTAACATGCATCACTTGCAGCTTTGTAACAGTGTTATCAGCAATTGTGGCTCTAATTGTAGACAACAATCTCAATGCTTGGATTCTAAAGCCTGATGTCGGGTTGATTGCTATTGTGTGCTCG GCAATTTTGGGGGTAACTATTCGAAGTGTAATATACGCGTGGGCATGCCGCAAGGAAGGGCCACTCTTTACTGCCATGTTTAAGCCACTTGGGATGATTATTGCTATTATTTTAGGGGTTTCTTTTCTTGGGGATTCTCTCTATTTCGGAAG TGTAATAGGAGGAATTATAATATCCATAGGATTTTATACTGTGATATGGGGAAAAGCTCAAGAAGACAAAATGAGTGAAGATGAAACAAATGTGAATTATGACTCATCATTCTCTCCTAAAGTCCCTCTTTTGCAGAACAAAAATGAGGATAATGTGTAG
- the LOC126680167 gene encoding uncharacterized protein LOC126680167, protein MYPLAYAWVKTENTETWMWFIGLLSVDLHLTNAAVFMSDKQKGLLNAVKELFPYSEHRFCWRHLWANFRSTFHTQHMKPFIWNIGTATYKAAMDRAMKALEDKHDAGYKWIKERDRKHWCRALFKEEVKCDILLNNLAEAFNKYILAAREKPVLTMFEMIRTQLMKRINDKQKFGGNMEGELCPKIRKKLAKIIDYGWKFTADPGGSPQWQVEGPGGQFVVDLANRTCTCRRWQLSGIPCSHATPCIYGNNQRPEEFVDDCYSVATYQRVYSYVINPMNGPDMWETDPEPANIILPPSPVHKKKRGRIPTARKKEAEELEKQRVEKAKEAAAGREKLPRKGNMRMTCSLCGQYGHNKRGCLKRSGGQSTHEVGGPSAERVPGGQSAEREPGGQSAEREPVLHDSPVTLRWMMDGTSQVVHRSPSRRDTFPFVDQAVPAEPPLADQGQPDQNHPGDAEENAFNSQRSSVDDGAPSQPIPTQAEKGKGKRRAKDVPSRYMNILRKRSKKT, encoded by the exons ATGTACCCCTTAGCATATGCCTGGGTTAAAACGGAGAACACGGAGACCTGGATGTGGTTTATTGGGCTACTATCAGTTGATCTGCACCTTACGAATGCCGCTGTTTTCATGTCCGATAAACAAAAG GGTTTGTTGAATGCTGTGAAGGAGTTGTTCCCATATTCAGAGCATCGATTTTGCTGGAGGCATTTGTGGGCCAATTTCAGGAGCACATTTCACACGCAACACATGAAGCCCTTCATCTGGAACATTGGAACAGCAACATACAAAGCAGCCATGGATAGAGCAATGAAAGCTCTGGAAGACAAACATGACGCTGGCTACAAATGGATCAAAGAGAGGGACAGGAAACACTGGTGTAGAGCGCTGTTCAAAGAGGAAGTTAAGTGTGATATCCTCCTAAACAACCTGGCTGAAGCATTCAACAAGTACATACTTGCTGCAAGAGAGAAGCCAGTGTTGACAATGTTCGAAATGATAAGGACGCAGCTTATGAAGAGGATTAATGACAAGCAGAAGTTTGGGGGAAACATGGAGGGTGAGCTGTGCCCAAAGATCAGAAAGAAGCTTGCTAAAATCATTGATTATGGTTGGAAGTTCACCGCAGATCCTGGTGGTAGCCCTCAGTGGCAGGTAGAGGGCCCAGGGGGCCAGTTCGTGGTTGATTTGGCTAACAGAACATGCACATGTCGAAGGTGGCAGCTTAGTGGAATCCCATGTTCGCACGCTACACCATGCATATATGGAAATAATCAACGGCCTGAAGAGTTTGTGGATGATTGCTACAGTGTAGCTACGTATCAGAGGGTATACAGCTATGTAATCAACCCTATGAATGGGCCAGACATGTGGGAAACAGACCCTGAGCCGGCTAATATCATACTCCCACCATCCCCAGTACATAAGAAGAAGAGGGGCAGAATACCAACGGCCAGGAAAAAAGAGGCGGAGGAACTAGAGAAACAAAGGGTTGAAAAAGCCAAGGAAGCCGCTGCAGGTAGGGAAAAGTTGCCAAGGAAAGGAAATATGAGAATGACGTGCAGTTTATGTGGTCAATATGGACACAATAAGAGGGGTTGCCTAAAGAGGAGTGGGGGTCAGTCAACTCATGAGGTTGGTGGTCCGTCAGCTGAAAGAGTGCCTGGTGGTCAGTCTGCTGAAAGAGAGCCTGGTGGTCAGTCTGCTGAACGAGAACCTGTGCTTCATGACTCTCCAGTCACCCTCCGCTGGATGATGGAT GGTACAAGTCAAGTCGTTCATAGGTCACCGAGTAGACGTGACACCTTTCCATTTGTGGATCAAGCAGTTCCGGCGGAACCTCCGCTTGCTGACCAAGGCCAACCAGACCAGAACCACCCAGGTGATGCAGAAGAGAATGCCTTCAACAGCCAACGGAGCAGTGTTGACGATGGAGCTCCGTCCCAACCTATCCCGACGCAAGCTGAAAAAGGAAAAGGGAAGCGGAGAGCTAAAGATGTTCCCTCTAGATACATGAACATCCTGAGGAAGAGATCCAAAAAAACGTAG
- the LOC126681415 gene encoding uncharacterized protein LOC126681415, translated as MEIIQVLMQHDGQWTEDGKYINFKITGILLEIDCTFESFIELVYQHLQIQETDTQLDIQYLVSDDYPPIKIKDEGSLRFYIQLKRSEMNFTKYPICIILNKPIRFLESSSSAAANDSILVQEDDMTYLDEQFFKEKEMSCSNLDMIEYANLLCDLQEDLPETDFNEDYIAINQTNHKLEEGGIFTDKESVISEMSLYGISDHFQYKVQKSCKRQYRLRCVDESCEWKFYASRVGNTKMFQVRKYNNVHTCSLEMRMGDQKYVSSKTIAKIIKSQLLDIKTIYTPNDIIRDMRKDYSIKLDYWKAWKCRQIALELLRGKPEDSYGVLPRYLHMIMQTNPGSFVSYKTDVDDTFLYAFMSLKASISGWNHCIPIMIVDATFLKGPYGGTLFSASTLDAAGKIFPLAFSITDSENDESWNWFFTHIKNVFGVREEMCIISDRHQSIKNAIESVFAGEVQHDICIYHLLKNMKSKFRRNRKTIKDLFKAAARAYTKEEFNTHMAELNNINPAVISYLKEAGFKRWAVSHSVKKRYNIMTSNTAESFNAAVNRARELPVTMLMEYLRSLVQRWSYKNRNLARGTFTKLTTKYDSLLRENYINSLKIEVQPSDDDIFTVTENGKPSTVNIKEKSCTCNRYQEEMIPCKHAAAVFNYKHQDPTEYCSKYFTNEEMLATYAETVYPIPKEETWEVTAEVEDVIILPPIGRIKPGRPKKRRIKGPDEQKNQNKCSRCEKYGHNC; from the exons ATGGAAATTATTCAAGTGCTAATGCAACATGATGGACAATGGACAGAAGATGGAAAATATATAAACTTCAAAATAACAGGAATTTTATTGGAAATAGACTGCACATTTGAAAGTTTTATTGAATTGGTATATCAACATTTGCAAATTCAAGAGACTGACACTCAATTAGATATTCAATATCTAGTCAGTGATGATTATCCtccaatcaaaataaaagatgaaGGAAGCCTCAGATTCTATATACAGTTAAAAAGGAGTGAAATGAACTTCACAAAATATCCAATCTGCATTATATTAAATAAGCCTATCAGATTTCTGGAATCATCATCATCAGCAGCTGCAAACGATTCAATTCTAGTTCAAGAAGACGATATGACATATCTGGATGAACAGTtctttaaagaaaaagaaatgtcTTGTTCAAATTTGGATATGATTGAATATGCAAACCTTCTTTGTGACCTTCAAGAGGATCTTCCGGAAACAGATTTTAATGAAGATTATATTGCAATAAATCAAACTAATCATAAATTAGAAGAAGGAGGCATATTCACTGATAAAGAATCAGTAATATCAGAGATGAGCCTCTATGGAATATCAGATCATTTTCAATACAAG GTACAAAAATCATGCAAAAGACAGTACCGATTGAGATGTGTAGATGAATCTTGTGAATGGAAATTTTATGCGTCAAGGGTTGGAAACACAAAAATGTTTCAAGTACGAAAGTACAACAATGTTCATACATGTTCTTTGGAGATGAGAATGGGAGACCAGAAATATGTCAGCTCAAAAACAATAGCTAAAATCATCAAATCACAATTGTTggatataaaaacaatttacaCACCAAATGATATAATAAGAGACATGAGAAAGGATTACAGCATCAAATTagattattggaaagcatggaAATGTAGACAAATTGCACTAGAGCTTTTAAGAGGGAAACCAGAAGATTCATATGGTGTACTACCAAGATATCTTCACATGATAATGCAAACAAATCCAGGATCATTTGTAAGTTATAAAACAGATGTGGATGATACATTTCTCTATGCTTTCATGTCACTGAAGGCATCTATAAGTGGATGGAATCACTGTATTCCTATTATGATTGTGGATGCTACCTTTTTGAAAGGACCATATGGAGGTACTCTGTTTTCAGCATCAACTCTTGATGCAGCAG GAAAAATATTCCCTCTTGCATTTTCAATAACAGATTCAGAAAATGATGAATCATGGAATTGGTTTTTTACACACATCAAAAATGTTTTTGGTGTAAGGGAAGAAATGTGTATAATTTCAGACAGACATCAGAGCATTAAAAATGCAATAGAGAGTGTTTTTGCTGGAGAAGTTCAACATGATATTTGCATATATCATTTACTAAAAAACATGAAAAGCAAATTCAGAAGGAATCGGAAGACAATTAAAGATCTGTTCAAAGCAGCAGCAAGAGCTTATACAAAGGAAGAATTTAATACTCATATGGCAGAGCTTAACAATATAAATCCAGCAGTTATATCTTATCTCAAGGAAGCAGGATTCAAAAGGTGGGCAGTTTCACATTCTGTGAAAAAAAGATACAACATAATGACTTCAAATACGGCTGAGTCATTTAATGCAGCAGTAAATAGGGCAAGAGAATTACcagttaccatgcttatggaATACTTGAGAAGCTTGGTACAAAGATGGAGCTACAAAAACAGAAATCTTGCTAGAGGAACTTTCACAAAATTGACTACCAAATATGATTCTCTGCTAAgggaaaattatattaattccCTCAAAATCGAG GTTCAGCCATCTGATGATGACATATTTACTGTTACTGAAAATGGTAAACCCTCCACTGTTAACATCAAGGAAAAATCTTGCACATGCAACAGATATCAAGAAGAAATGATTCCATGTAAACATGCTGCTGCTGTATTCAATTACAAACATCAAGACCCAACTGAATATTGCTCAAAGTATTTCACAAATGAAGAAATGCTTGCTACATATGCAGAAACTGTATACCCGATTCCTAAAGAAGAAACATGGGAAGTCACTGCAGAGGTTGAAGATGTCATTATCTTACCTCCTATAGGAAGAATTAAACCTGGAAGaccaaaaaaaagaagaataaaaggtccagatgaacaaaaaaatcaaaataagtgCAGCCGATGTGAAAAATATGGACATAATTGTTAG
- the LOC126681337 gene encoding uncharacterized protein LOC126681337 encodes MEDLVNRGDLHVNVVRQSPIRTGGSFKSTLSGRSTPKNSPTFRRLHSSRTPRREGKSIGGVVQWFRSNRLLYWLLLITLWAYLGFYVQSRWAHGDNKEEFLGFGGANRNEVSETEQHTRRDLLSNDSSVSASNETDKIQVEDGKKIGVVLAKKGNKVSSDKKKVSSDLKKISSPNKRSRRAGRRLRNKTRDKQNATAQVETEDIEAQEPDIPQKNTTYGFLVGPFGSTEDKILEWSPEKRTGTCDRKGEFARLVWSRNFVLIFHELSMTGAPLSMMELATEFLSCGATVSAVVLSKRGGLMSELTRRRIKVLEDKADLSFKTAMKADLVIAGSAVCASWIDKYMTRFPAGGSQIVWWIMENRREYFDRAKVAMNRVKMLVFLSESQTKQWQSWCDAENIKLRSPPAIVPLSINDELAYVAGIACSLNTPSSNPEKMLEKRKLLRESVRKEMGLTDNDVLVMSLSSINPGKGQLLLLESAQLVIERRPFKMLKRSVDITEDQSNLAAKHHLRALLQESIDTDERSNSLDQSSKSSVRPKQPKKNRLFNRRRRKSKLLSIPEERQERHLKVLVGSVGSKSNKVPYVKEMLSFLSQHANLSKSVLWTPATTRVASLYSAADVYAINSQALGETFGRVTIEAMAFGLPVVGTDAGGTKEIVEHNITGLVHPVGRPGSQVLAQNLRHLLRNPSAREQMGMKGRKKVEKMYLKRHMYKKFSEVLYKCMRVK; translated from the exons ATGGAAGACTTAGTGAACAGAGGAGATTTGCATGTAAATGTTGTTAGGCAATCGCCAATAAGAACAGGGGGAAGCTTTAAGTCGACACTGTCAGGGAGATCAACGCCTAAGAACTCTCCCACATTTAGGAGGTTGCATTCCAGCCGAACTCCACGGAGAGAGGGTAAAAGTATTGGAGGAGTTGTACAGTGGTTTCGAAGCAATCGGTTATTGTATTGGTTACTTCTGATTACTCTTTGGGCTTACCTTGGATTTTATGTCCAGTCTAGGTGGGCTCATGGTGATAACAAGGAGGAATTTTTGGGGTTTGGAGGTGCAAACAGAAATGAGGTTTCAGAAACTGAACAGCATACACGACGGGATTTGCTTTCCAATGATAGTTCTGTATCTGCAAGTAATGAGACTGATAAGATTCAGGTAGAAGATGGTAAAAAGATAGGTGTTGTTTTGGCCAAGAAGGGAAACAAAGTTTCTTCTGATAAGAAAAAAGTTTCTtctgatttgaaaaaaatttcttCTCCAAACAAGAGGAGTAGGAGAGCAGGACGCAGGTTGCGGAATAAAACACGTGATAAACAGAACGCAACAGCACAGGTTGAAACTGAGGATATTGAGGCTCAGGAGCCAGACATTCCTCAGAAGAATACTACTTATGGTTTCCTTGTTGGTCCGTTCGGATCAACTGAGGATAAAATTTTGGAATGGAGTCCTGAGAAGAGAACAGGAACTTGTGATAGAAAGGGCGAGTTTGCACGTCTTGTATGGTCTAGAAATTTTGTATTGATATTCCATGAACTATCAATGACTGGGGCCCCACTTTCAATGATGGAGTTGGCAACAGAGTTTTTAAGTTGTGGAGCCACAGTTTCTGCAGTAGTTCTTAGCAAAAGAGGTGGTTTGATGTCAGAGCTTACGAGGAGGAGGATCAAAGTGCTTGAGGACAAAGCTGATCTCAGCTTCAAAACTGCTATGAAGGCAGATCTTGTTATTGCAGGATCTGCAGTTTGTGCATCATGGATAG ATAAATATATGACTCGTTTCCCAGCTGGTGGAAGTCAAATTGTTTGGTGGATTATGGAAAATCGACGAGAGTACTTTGATCGGGCTAAGGTGGCCATGAATCGGGTGAAGATGCTGGTCTTTCTTTCTGAATCTCAGACCAAACAATGGCAATCCTGGTGTGATGCAGAAAATATTAAGTTGAGATCTCCACCTGCTATAGTACCGCTATCTATTAATGACGAACTAGCTTATGTAGCAGGAATTGCTTGTTCACTAAATACTCCATCTTCTAATCCTGAGAAGATGCTGGAGAAGAGGAAGTTGCTACGAGAGTCTGTTAGAAAAGAAATGGGATTAACAGATAATGATGTGCTCGTGATGTCTCTGAGCAGTATAAATCCTGGAAAGGGTCAACTCTTACTGCTGGAATCAGCACAGTTGGTTATTGAACGGCGTCCTTTCAAGATGTTAAAAAGATCCGTGGATATAACTGAAGATCAATCAAACTTAGCTGCAAAACATCACTTAAGAGCATTGTTGCAGGAGTCTATAGATACCGATGAACGATCAAATAGTTTAGATCAATCTAGTAAGTCCTCCGTCAGGCCTAAACAACCTAAGAAGAATCGTCTCTTTAACAGGCGACGCAGAAAAAGTAAATTGTTGTCTATTCCTGAAGAAAGGCAAGAACGTCATCTTAAAGTTCTTGTTGGTTCTGTTGGATCCAAGAGTAATAAGGTTCCTTATGTCAAAGAAATGCTAAGCTTCTTGTCACAACATGCAAATTTGTCAAAATCGGTCTTGTGGACTCCAGCAACCACTCGTGTTGCTTCGCTTTATTCTGCAGCAGATGTTTATGCTATAAACTCTCAG GCCCTTGGAGAAACCTTTGGGAGAGTGACAATTGAAGCAATGGCTTTCGGTCTTCCG GTAGTTGGAACAGATGCAGGAGGCACAAAAGAAATTGTGGAGCATAATATAACAGGACTTGTTCACCCGGTGGGGCGGCCAGGAAGTCAAGTTCTTGCACAAAATCTCCGACATTTACTCAGAAATCCATCAGCAAGGGAACAAATGGGGATGAAAGGTAGAAAAAAGGTAGAAAAAATGTATTTGAAGCGGCACATGTACAAGAAATTTTCAGAGGTTCTCTACAAATGCATGAGAGTCAAATAA
- the LOC130015526 gene encoding uncharacterized protein LOC130015526, with product MEGQAKQVVCDCGIPCRMQISSTERNPGRRFYGCSKRNNQCDFFAWVDNDMAYQMTMVRNLKSEVNGMTEERNKALLELVHAHTQVAAKTDELEQLNEAFEGLKESIEMYHEENVLMIQDSGLQLMEINTLKKHVKLMEVKCSDMERKNKIMRLGFFVAFAIAGCSLSVACLKKK from the exons ATGGAAGGACAAGCTAAACAAGTTGTGTGCGATTGTGGAATTCCATGCCGTATGCAGATTTCCTCTACCGAACGAAATCCAGGACGGAGATTTTACGGTTGTTCGAAGAGAAAT AATCAATGCGATTTTTTTGCGTGGGTGGATAACGACATGGCCTATCAGATGACGATGGTCAGGAATTTGAAAAGTGAGGTTAATGGCATGACTGAAGAACGCAACAAAGCTCTACTGGAACTAGTTCATGCCCATACTCAGGTGGCGGCTAAAACTGACGAACTGGAGCAACTTAATGAGGCCTTCGAGGGATTGAAGGAGTCCATTGAGATGTACCACGAAGAAAATGTGCTTATGATCCAGGATAGTGGTCTGCAACTTATGGAGATAAACACTCTGAAGAAACACGTCAAGCTGATGGAAGTCAAGTGCTCAGACATGGAGAGGAAAAACAAGATCATGAGGCTTGGTTTTTTTGTGGCATTTGCAATTGCCGGTTGCAGTTTATCCGTTGCTTGTTTGAAGAAAAAATGA
- the LOC130014685 gene encoding E3 ubiquitin-protein ligase SINA-like 10, translating into MSDNIVVSSLNMELMDCPICCEPLTTPIIQCENGHATCNSCSEKTQKCHSCTLPIRRMRNRILEDVADSLRVCCSFKNYGCPATVRYPEKSNHEKFCSFIECSCPIEVCNVKGTSEMIYAHCKVMHKDFVKPFVFGRKFPVSVRLNDNFFILQEENTDIVFVLNNTTCSYGNILTICCLAPSQAGCCPYEIEVNANSSHKFHSTTQNIQGTGNYYRSFSGFLLDSDHEFFADGMIKMEFCVYRAPELA; encoded by the exons ATGTCCGATAATATTGTTGTGTCTTCACTTAATATGGAACTCATGGATTGCCCAATATGCTGTGAACCCTTAACAACTCCAATTATTCAG TGTGAAAATGGGCATGCAACATGCAACTCATGCTCGGAGAAGACTCAGAAGTGCCATTCTTGCACCCTGCCTATCAGAAGAATGAGGAACCGGATTCTTGAAGATGTTGCTGACTCTTTGAGAGTTTGTTGCTCGTTCAAGAATTATGGATGCCCAGCAACTGTGAGGTACCCCGAAAAGAGCAACCACGAAAAGTTCTGTTCTTTCATAGAGTGCTCATGCCCCATTGAAGTTTGCAATGTTAAGGGAACCTCTGAAATGATTTATGCTCACTGTAAAGTGATGCATAAAGATTTTGTGAAGCCGTTTGTTTTTGGTCGTAAATTCCCTGTTTCTGTTCGGCTGAATGATAATTTCTTTATTCTCCAAGAGGAAAACACAGACATTGTGTTTGTTCTGAACAACACAACGTGTTCTTATGGGAATATTCTTACAATCTGTTGTCTTGCACCGTCACAAGCTGGATGCTGCCCCTATGAAATTGAAGTGAATGCCAACTCAAGTCACAAGTTTCACAGTACTACCCAGAACATTCAAGGCACCGGGAATTACTATCGTTCTTTTTCAGGGTTCCTTCTTGATAGTGACCACGAATTTTTTGCTGACGGTATGATCAAGATGGAGTTTTGTGTTTATCGCGCACCGGAGCTTGCTTAA